In a genomic window of Erigeron canadensis isolate Cc75 chromosome 5, C_canadensis_v1, whole genome shotgun sequence:
- the LOC122599832 gene encoding probable WRKY transcription factor 50, which translates to MDTYDPMSKFYNYRSVDSPDIDYDVPNQQNSGFFDDFLPFDDWINEDQEPIVPEHQDYTEVYAPAFVDNGSWSSGGTISHHLHGNSSGGTGTVHAQKGKKEKVAFKTKSQVEVLDDGFKWRKYGKKMVKNSPNPRNYYRCSAEGCSVKKRVERDVEDARYVITTYEGIHNHQRPSNF; encoded by the exons ATGGATACATATGATCCAATGTCAAAGTTCTACAATTATAGATCAGTAGACTCACCTGATATCGATTATGATGTCCCAAACCAGCAAAATTCTGGATTTTTTGACGATTTTCTCCCTTTCGATGATTGGATAAATGAAGATCAAGAACCCATTGTTCCTGAACATCAAGATTATACTGAAGTTTACGCTCCAGCTTTTGTTGATAATGGAAGTTGGTCCTCTGGAGGCACTATTAGCCATCACCTTCATGGAAATAGTAGTG GTGGGACTGGAACTGTACACGCTCAAAagggtaaaaaagaaaaagtcgcCTTCAAAACGAAATCACAGGTAGAGGTCCTAGATGACGGCTTCAAGTGGAGGAAGTACGGAAAGAAGATGGTGAAAAACAGCCCGAACCCAAG GAATTATTACCGGTGTTCAGCAGAAGGATGTTCCGTGAAAAAGAGAGTCGAAAGAGATGTAGAGGATGCACGATATGTAATCACGACCTACGAGGGCATCCATAACCATCAACGTCCTTCTAACTTCTGA